A region of Paenibacillus sp. JNUCC-31 DNA encodes the following proteins:
- the carB gene encoding carbamoyl-phosphate synthase large subunit, protein MPINKDLKKILVIGSGPIVIGQAAEFDYAGTQACQALKEEGVEVVLINSNPATIMTDTNMADKVYIEPITLDFVTQIIRQERPDGLLPTLGGQTGLNMAVELARAGVLERENVKLLGTQLTSIEKAEDRDLFRDLMRELEQPVPESVIVTTLEESLEFANEIGYPIIVRPAYTLGGTGGGICANEEELRETVVAGIRYSPIGQCLVEKSIAGMKEVEYEVMRDKNDNCIVVCNMENFDPVGVHTGDSIVVAPSQTLSDREYQMLRSASLKIIRALNIEGGCNVQFALDPHSFQYYVIEVNPRVSRSSALASKATGYPIAKMAAKIAMGYTLDEIVNPVTGQTYACFEPTLDYIVSKIPRWPFDKFISANRKLGTQMKATGEVMAIGRTFEESIHKAVRSLEIGVHRLYLKDAETLDEATLNERLVKADDERIFLIAEAFRRGYTLQQLQDLTKIDWWFLDKLEGLIAFEDRIREESELSSETLYQAKRLGFTDRAIAELRAQGQPGGTLTKEAEVRARREEENLRPVYKMVDTCAAEFEATTPYYYSTYETENEVIPSDKKKVVVLGSGPIRIGQGIEFDYSTVHAVWALQKAGYEAVIINNNPETVSTDFNTSDRLYFEPLFFEDVMNVIEQEQPVGVIVQFGGQTAINLAAPLRAAGVTILGTDLANIDEAEDRKKFERLLSRLEIAQPKGKTVISVDDAVETAQSLGYPVLVRPSYVLGGRAMEIVYSDAELLTYMEQAVKINPEHPVLIDRYMMGKEVEVDAICDGETVLIPGIMEHIERAGVHSGDSIAVYPPQHLSQDLKEKIVEITIKIAKELKTIGLVNIQFVIHDGQVYIIEVNPRSSRTVPFLSKVTNIPMANLATQAILGVKLKDLGYVDGLWPESDHVSVKVPVFSFAKLRRVEPTLGPEMKSTGEVMGRDPNYAKALFKGLIGAGMKIPATGAIVVTVADKDKEEAVPLLAGFYRLGYKIMATGGTATALEAANIPVTTVNKLSEGSPNILDMIRSGEANFVFNTLTKGKTPQRDGFRIRREAVENGIVCMTSLDTIRALLIMLQTINFSSEAMPALVK, encoded by the coding sequence ATGCCGATTAACAAAGATCTCAAAAAAATCCTGGTGATTGGTTCAGGTCCAATCGTCATCGGTCAAGCGGCCGAGTTCGACTATGCCGGTACACAAGCATGCCAGGCACTGAAAGAAGAAGGCGTGGAAGTTGTACTCATCAACAGCAACCCGGCTACAATTATGACGGATACGAACATGGCTGACAAAGTATACATTGAGCCCATTACACTGGATTTTGTAACGCAAATTATTCGTCAGGAACGTCCAGACGGTTTGCTTCCAACCCTTGGCGGCCAAACGGGTCTGAACATGGCCGTGGAACTGGCACGTGCAGGCGTCCTTGAACGTGAGAATGTCAAATTGCTTGGAACACAGCTCACCTCCATTGAAAAAGCGGAAGATCGTGACTTGTTCCGTGATCTGATGCGTGAACTGGAACAGCCTGTACCTGAGAGTGTTATCGTGACAACACTTGAAGAATCTCTTGAGTTTGCAAATGAGATCGGTTATCCAATCATCGTCCGTCCAGCCTATACGCTTGGCGGAACAGGCGGCGGGATCTGTGCCAACGAAGAAGAACTGCGTGAGACAGTTGTAGCGGGCATTCGTTATAGCCCGATCGGCCAATGTCTGGTCGAGAAAAGCATTGCAGGCATGAAAGAAGTCGAGTATGAGGTTATGCGGGATAAAAACGATAACTGCATCGTGGTCTGCAACATGGAAAACTTTGACCCGGTAGGTGTTCATACAGGAGACAGTATCGTTGTAGCACCAAGCCAGACACTGTCTGACCGTGAATATCAAATGCTGCGGTCGGCTTCCCTGAAAATTATCCGCGCCCTCAACATCGAAGGTGGATGTAACGTACAGTTTGCGCTTGATCCGCACAGCTTCCAATACTATGTTATCGAAGTGAACCCACGGGTAAGCCGTTCTTCGGCACTAGCTTCTAAAGCAACGGGATATCCGATTGCCAAGATGGCTGCCAAAATTGCCATGGGTTATACACTGGACGAAATCGTGAATCCGGTAACGGGCCAAACGTATGCATGCTTTGAGCCAACACTGGATTATATCGTGAGCAAAATCCCACGCTGGCCGTTCGACAAGTTTATTTCGGCGAACCGCAAACTGGGTACACAGATGAAAGCAACAGGCGAAGTTATGGCGATTGGCCGGACATTCGAAGAGTCGATTCACAAAGCCGTGCGTTCCCTGGAAATCGGTGTACACCGTCTGTATCTGAAAGATGCCGAAACACTTGATGAAGCAACGCTGAACGAGCGTCTGGTCAAAGCCGATGATGAGCGTATCTTCCTGATCGCTGAAGCCTTCCGCAGAGGGTATACCTTGCAACAGCTTCAAGATCTGACGAAAATTGACTGGTGGTTCCTGGATAAGCTCGAAGGTCTGATCGCATTCGAAGATCGCATTCGTGAGGAATCGGAACTGTCCTCCGAGACACTATATCAAGCCAAACGCCTTGGATTCACTGACCGTGCCATCGCTGAGCTGCGTGCTCAAGGTCAACCAGGAGGTACGTTGACGAAAGAAGCTGAAGTCAGAGCACGTCGTGAAGAAGAGAACCTTCGCCCAGTTTACAAAATGGTAGATACGTGTGCAGCTGAATTTGAAGCAACAACGCCATACTATTACTCGACGTACGAAACGGAGAATGAAGTCATCCCTTCTGACAAGAAAAAAGTCGTTGTACTAGGTTCGGGTCCAATCCGGATCGGTCAAGGGATTGAGTTTGACTACTCGACAGTACACGCCGTATGGGCTCTGCAAAAAGCAGGCTATGAAGCGGTAATCATTAATAACAACCCGGAGACGGTGTCTACGGACTTTAATACATCCGATCGCCTGTACTTTGAACCCCTGTTCTTCGAAGATGTCATGAACGTTATCGAACAGGAACAGCCTGTAGGTGTTATCGTACAGTTTGGTGGCCAAACGGCAATCAACCTGGCAGCACCTCTGCGTGCCGCTGGTGTAACGATACTCGGAACCGATCTGGCAAACATTGATGAAGCGGAGGATCGCAAGAAGTTCGAGCGTTTGCTCTCCCGTCTGGAAATTGCACAACCAAAAGGTAAAACAGTCATCTCGGTAGATGATGCGGTTGAAACGGCTCAAAGTCTGGGCTACCCGGTACTGGTTCGTCCTTCTTATGTACTCGGCGGTCGTGCAATGGAGATTGTTTACTCCGATGCTGAATTACTGACATATATGGAGCAGGCCGTTAAAATCAATCCGGAGCATCCGGTCCTGATCGACCGCTACATGATGGGTAAAGAGGTTGAGGTTGACGCGATCTGTGATGGTGAAACGGTATTGATCCCGGGTATTATGGAGCATATCGAGCGCGCAGGGGTTCACTCCGGTGACTCCATCGCGGTGTATCCGCCACAGCACCTGTCCCAGGATCTGAAAGAGAAAATTGTAGAGATTACAATCAAGATTGCAAAAGAACTGAAGACGATCGGTTTGGTTAACATCCAGTTTGTTATCCATGATGGCCAAGTGTACATCATCGAGGTGAACCCGCGTTCATCCCGTACCGTACCTTTCCTGAGCAAAGTAACCAACATTCCGATGGCTAACCTGGCAACACAAGCCATTCTGGGCGTGAAGCTGAAAGACCTCGGTTATGTCGATGGTTTGTGGCCCGAGTCGGATCATGTGTCTGTAAAAGTTCCAGTCTTCTCCTTCGCGAAGCTGCGTCGTGTGGAACCAACGCTTGGACCTGAGATGAAATCCACAGGTGAGGTTATGGGGCGTGACCCGAACTACGCCAAAGCGTTGTTCAAAGGTCTCATCGGTGCAGGCATGAAGATTCCAGCCACTGGAGCAATCGTGGTAACGGTAGCAGATAAAGACAAAGAAGAAGCGGTTCCCCTGCTTGCAGGTTTCTACAGACTGGGATACAAAATCATGGCTACCGGAGGCACGGCGACTGCGCTTGAAGCAGCGAACATTCCGGTGACGACGGTGAACAAATTAAGTGAAGGTTCGCCGAACATTCTCGATATGATTCGCAGCGGCGAAGCAAACTTTGTGTTCAATACACTCACCAAAGGTAAAACCCCGCAGCGTGACGGATTCCGTATTCGTCGTGAGGCAGTAGAGAATGGCATTGTATGTATGACTTCACTGGATACGATCCGTGCCCTGTTGATCATGCTGCAAACGATCAATTTCTCCTCTGAGGCTATGCCGGCCCTTGTAAAATAA
- a CDS encoding dihydroorotase yields the protein MLQIIKNANVLNQQGELERKTIIIDEGKIQKIAGVEDEAVLEAEQSAHSVTDASGKLVIPGLIDMHVHLREPGFEHKETIETGARSAAQGGFTTIACMPNTRPVTDNADVVKLVSDKAKEADLVKVLPYAAITKNELGRELTDFAALKEAGAIGFTDDGVGVQNAQMMKDAMSLAASMDMPVIAHCEDDSLVVGGYVTEGEFSKRHGIKGIPNESEAIHVGRDILLAEATGVHYHVCHVSTEQSVRLIRLAKSIGIKVTAEVCPHHLVLSDEDIPGMDANWKMNPPLRSPRDVQACIEGLLDGTLDMIVTDHAPHSEEEKAKGMELAPFGIVGFETAFPLLYTKFVEKGLWSLDFLVKRMTADPARVFRLDTGKLEEGAPADITMIDLNQEQAVDPAAFATKGRNTPFTGWKLKGWPVQTWVDGKSVWNNTVQQ from the coding sequence ATGCTACAGATTATAAAGAACGCGAACGTCTTGAATCAACAAGGGGAGCTTGAACGGAAAACGATCATTATAGATGAAGGAAAAATTCAAAAGATCGCTGGAGTGGAAGACGAAGCGGTACTGGAAGCAGAGCAATCAGCGCATAGCGTAACCGACGCTTCAGGCAAACTGGTTATTCCTGGGTTGATTGATATGCACGTGCATCTGCGTGAACCTGGATTCGAGCATAAAGAGACGATCGAGACAGGTGCCCGTTCGGCAGCACAAGGCGGTTTTACAACGATCGCCTGCATGCCGAACACAAGACCGGTAACAGACAACGCGGATGTTGTGAAGCTGGTTTCGGATAAAGCCAAAGAAGCCGATCTGGTTAAAGTGCTGCCTTATGCAGCGATTACGAAGAACGAGCTTGGACGTGAACTTACGGATTTCGCCGCATTGAAAGAAGCAGGCGCAATTGGATTCACGGATGATGGCGTGGGCGTACAAAACGCTCAGATGATGAAAGATGCCATGAGCCTCGCAGCAAGCATGGATATGCCAGTTATCGCTCACTGTGAAGATGATTCATTGGTAGTCGGCGGATATGTGACGGAAGGCGAGTTTTCGAAGCGTCACGGTATCAAAGGTATTCCAAATGAATCCGAGGCTATCCACGTAGGACGTGATATCCTGCTCGCAGAGGCAACTGGAGTACACTACCACGTTTGCCACGTAAGTACGGAGCAATCGGTTCGCCTGATTCGCCTGGCAAAATCCATCGGCATTAAAGTAACTGCTGAGGTATGTCCGCACCACTTGGTATTGTCGGATGAAGATATCCCGGGCATGGATGCCAACTGGAAGATGAACCCGCCTCTTCGTTCGCCACGTGATGTGCAGGCTTGTATCGAAGGTTTGCTGGATGGAACGCTGGACATGATCGTTACCGATCACGCGCCGCATAGCGAAGAAGAGAAAGCAAAAGGTATGGAGCTGGCACCATTCGGCATCGTCGGATTCGAAACTGCTTTCCCGCTGCTATACACGAAGTTTGTGGAAAAAGGGCTTTGGAGTCTGGATTTTCTCGTCAAACGAATGACAGCTGATCCGGCACGAGTATTCCGACTGGATACTGGCAAGCTGGAAGAAGGAGCACCTGCAGACATTACCATGATTGACTTGAACCAGGAACAAGCGGTTGACCCGGCAGCTTTTGCTACCAAAGGAAGAAACACGCCATTCACAGGCTGGAAGCTGAAAGGCTGGCCGGTACAAACATGGGTGGACGGCAAAAGCGTGTGGAACAACACGGTACAGCAATAA
- the pyrR gene encoding bifunctional pyr operon transcriptional regulator/uracil phosphoribosyltransferase PyrR, producing MSTETHVIMDETAIRRALTRIAHEILEKNKGIEGCVLIGIRTRGVYLAERIAAKIEEIEGTPIPWGELDVTPYRDDRLDENKANRKELLTMTPESLSIHDKKVILFDDVLYTGRTIRAAMDALMDCGRPQNIQLAVLADRGHRELPIRPDFIGKNVPTSKSEEIEVALIETDGQDEVKIIQNRGEQA from the coding sequence ATGAGCACAGAGACACATGTCATTATGGATGAAACCGCGATCCGCCGCGCATTAACACGGATTGCCCATGAGATTTTGGAAAAAAACAAAGGCATTGAGGGCTGTGTACTGATCGGTATTCGAACACGGGGTGTATACCTCGCAGAACGAATCGCCGCCAAGATTGAAGAAATCGAAGGTACGCCAATCCCTTGGGGAGAGCTCGATGTGACCCCTTATCGCGATGATCGCTTGGATGAGAACAAAGCGAATCGCAAGGAACTGTTGACGATGACACCTGAATCACTTTCGATTCATGACAAAAAAGTGATTTTGTTCGATGATGTGCTCTATACCGGACGGACGATTCGCGCAGCGATGGATGCACTGATGGACTGTGGAAGACCACAGAACATTCAGCTGGCGGTTCTCGCAGACCGCGGACACCGGGAACTTCCGATCCGACCTGATTTTATCGGCAAGAATGTGCCGACTTCCAAATCAGAGGAGATCGAGGTTGCACTCATAGAAACGGACGGACAGGACGAGGTCAAAATCATTCAGAACCGGGGGGAACAAGCATGA
- a CDS encoding aspartate carbamoyltransferase catalytic subunit: MITQPALKDRSLLGLKELSRDEIESILNRAAHWEAQKEKLVPVLESHFVANMFFENSTRTRFSFEMAEKRLGAQVLNFTAAASSVEKGESIYDTVRTLESMGIDAGVIRLKPSGVLQQLAQKVNVPLVNAGDGNNEHPTQALLDLYTMRKAFGELKGLRVSIIGDILHSRVARSNLWALQKFGADVRFCAPQTMQAPELAEHAPYVGLEEALDADVVMMLRVQLERHKHGLITSAEDYREHYGLTEERASRLKPSTIIMHPAPVNRNVEVDDAVVESAASRIFPQMANGVPIRMAVMERAMKR; this comes from the coding sequence ATGATTACACAACCAGCATTGAAGGACCGGAGCTTGCTTGGCCTTAAGGAACTTAGTCGCGATGAGATCGAATCCATTCTGAACAGAGCAGCACACTGGGAAGCGCAGAAGGAGAAACTGGTTCCTGTACTGGAATCCCACTTCGTAGCCAACATGTTCTTTGAGAATAGCACGCGTACTCGCTTCTCATTTGAAATGGCGGAAAAACGTCTGGGTGCACAAGTACTGAACTTCACGGCAGCTGCATCCAGCGTGGAGAAGGGTGAATCCATCTATGATACGGTACGCACACTGGAGTCCATGGGCATTGATGCAGGGGTAATCCGGTTGAAACCGTCGGGTGTTCTGCAGCAGCTGGCTCAGAAAGTGAATGTTCCACTGGTGAACGCCGGAGACGGGAATAACGAACACCCTACTCAGGCGCTGCTGGATCTCTACACGATGCGGAAGGCATTCGGTGAGCTGAAAGGCTTGCGTGTGTCGATCATCGGAGACATTCTGCACAGCCGGGTAGCCCGCTCCAATCTGTGGGCTCTGCAAAAGTTTGGTGCGGATGTGCGCTTCTGCGCACCACAAACGATGCAAGCACCGGAGCTTGCAGAACACGCACCTTATGTTGGGCTGGAAGAAGCACTCGATGCGGATGTAGTCATGATGCTCCGAGTTCAACTGGAACGTCATAAACACGGCCTGATTACTTCGGCTGAGGATTATCGCGAACACTACGGATTGACGGAAGAACGGGCGTCACGCCTGAAACCAAGCACAATTATCATGCACCCTGCTCCTGTGAATCGCAATGTCGAGGTAGATGACGCGGTAGTGGAGAGCGCAGCATCGCGGATCTTCCCGCAGATGGCAAACGGTGTTCCCATCCGAATGGCGGTCATGGAACGCGCGATGAAACGGTAA
- the carA gene encoding glutamine-hydrolyzing carbamoyl-phosphate synthase small subunit, which yields MQAQARLLLEDGTLFTGKAFGAEGETTGEVVFNTGITGYQEVLSDPSYCGQIVTMTYPLIGNYGITRDDFESIRPFVHGFVVRRHEPTPSNWRAEYSVDNLLKEYGIVGISEIDTRMLTRRIRHHGTMKGILTTGSKPVEELLEMMGDTSIAELRNQVPMTSTQHVYNSPGTAERIVLVDYGAKTGILRELSKRGCDVVVVPHDVTADEIRRMNPDGIQLSNGPGDPKDVPHAVKMISELLGEYPIFGICLGHQLFALAAGADTEKLKFGHRGGNHPVKELESGRCFITSQNHGYTVNEESVKNTELEVTHINNNDKTIEGLKHKTFPAFSVQYHPEAAPGPYDNSYLFDRFIEMIREHKITHPQQARQAVLAAAVKGAQ from the coding sequence ATGCAGGCACAGGCAAGATTATTGTTGGAAGACGGCACACTGTTCACCGGGAAAGCGTTCGGTGCTGAAGGTGAAACAACAGGTGAGGTCGTTTTTAATACGGGAATTACAGGCTATCAAGAGGTGCTTTCGGATCCTTCTTATTGCGGTCAAATCGTAACCATGACGTATCCACTGATTGGTAACTACGGTATTACGCGTGACGACTTCGAGTCGATCCGTCCATTCGTACACGGTTTTGTGGTACGCCGTCATGAGCCGACACCAAGTAACTGGCGTGCGGAATACAGCGTAGACAATTTGCTTAAGGAGTACGGTATCGTAGGCATCAGCGAGATTGATACACGCATGCTGACTCGCCGGATTCGTCACCACGGCACAATGAAAGGAATTCTCACAACAGGATCGAAACCTGTGGAAGAGTTGCTGGAGATGATGGGAGACACCAGCATCGCTGAGCTGCGTAACCAGGTTCCTATGACTTCTACTCAACATGTTTACAACAGCCCGGGAACGGCTGAACGCATTGTATTGGTTGACTACGGTGCAAAAACAGGGATTTTGCGTGAACTCAGCAAACGGGGCTGTGACGTTGTCGTAGTTCCACATGATGTAACAGCGGACGAAATTCGTCGCATGAACCCGGATGGCATCCAGCTGTCCAACGGCCCTGGGGATCCGAAAGACGTACCTCACGCCGTTAAAATGATCAGTGAACTGCTCGGCGAATATCCGATCTTCGGAATCTGCCTGGGGCACCAACTGTTCGCACTTGCGGCAGGTGCCGATACAGAGAAACTCAAATTTGGACACCGCGGCGGAAACCACCCGGTTAAAGAACTGGAGAGCGGACGTTGCTTCATCACATCCCAGAACCACGGTTACACCGTAAACGAAGAATCCGTGAAAAATACGGAGCTTGAAGTGACACATATCAACAATAACGATAAGACCATCGAAGGTCTGAAACATAAAACTTTCCCGGCGTTTTCCGTACAGTATCACCCGGAAGCAGCGCCAGGACCATATGATAACAGCTATCTGTTTGATCGCTTCATCGAGATGATTCGGGAGCACAAGATCACTCACCCGCAACAGGCGCGTCAAGCCGTATTGGCAGCCGCAGTGAAAGGAGCACAATAA
- a CDS encoding YhgE/Pip domain-containing protein, producing MRHIWQVYKTDWLHILKVPTGIFLIVAIILLPGVYDWVNVKSVWDPYSNTQGIKIAVTTEDKGATVAGTDVNIGDELVSSLKQNEKLGWTFVDQAEAGRGVQTGEYYASLLIPGDFSSKITGIVDGKLERPEVIYTVNEKVNAIAPKITGSGVSAITTQINENFTEAVSEAVLTKLKEAGVEINAQLPTLRKMENGIFTLEKNLPAIQAAGQKVLEVEKAMPGIVKDAQKIVEIEKKLPEINEAAQYVLKVQEYWPQINDAASEVLAIQGRIPDIQKAVKRIREVDANFGQVSGVIQMALDKTDKALSIVTAAEQDLDNVSQIAGNGIELAEGLNQFVDSSEEAFQAIGPAIRQNLLLVQQIANAAADVFGQLQNSDLSKLPTAEDLDRIAARLEIAVKLVDSMAELLSKIDNWLPSHPLSDKITQLNTISDKLQLQIRLAGIISDAMRRNTTPPADVIAQLNTLSKDISSGIGNILNTYESEISPALAAGADKLRSILSTSADTLQGARDRIPDIADILASAKEGITFGQTELTKIQSELPQIQSKIHEISETLANKSEGFIQALNAVSSLIRNDLPKLGTKLNEAADFVRNDLPNAEKQIGKASNFVQNQLPEVEKGVHRVAALVRDDLPALESAISKAADKLREVESNNQFAELAKLLRGDIEEESAFLASPVQIKEQQLYPIPNYGSAMSPFYGVLSLWVGSTLLISLLRAEAENPEGKFRGYELYLGRLATFLTIGLLQAVCVTLGDILILGTYVADKLWFVLFAMLVSAVFVTITYTLLSVFGNIGKGIAIIFMVFQFSSSGGTFPISMTSPFFQALNPFMPFTYAISLLRESVGGILWATALKDILWLCMFIALSLIVALALKRPLSRLTQRSAENAKKTKIIA from the coding sequence ATGCGTCACATTTGGCAAGTTTACAAAACAGATTGGTTACATATTTTGAAGGTTCCCACAGGTATATTTCTAATTGTGGCTATTATTTTACTGCCCGGGGTGTATGACTGGGTCAACGTGAAATCCGTTTGGGACCCATACAGCAACACCCAGGGGATCAAAATTGCGGTGACAACCGAGGACAAGGGTGCAACTGTTGCAGGAACCGACGTTAATATTGGAGACGAACTGGTATCCAGCCTGAAACAGAACGAAAAGCTGGGATGGACTTTTGTGGACCAGGCTGAGGCTGGTCGGGGTGTGCAAACAGGAGAGTATTATGCAAGCCTGCTCATTCCCGGGGACTTTTCATCCAAAATAACAGGCATCGTTGACGGGAAGCTGGAGCGGCCAGAAGTAATCTATACCGTTAACGAGAAGGTTAATGCCATTGCTCCAAAAATTACAGGCTCCGGTGTATCTGCGATAACAACACAAATCAATGAAAATTTCACCGAAGCGGTCAGTGAGGCTGTTCTAACCAAGTTAAAGGAAGCCGGGGTTGAAATCAATGCCCAGCTTCCAACTCTGCGCAAAATGGAGAATGGCATTTTCACGCTGGAGAAAAATCTTCCGGCGATACAAGCCGCAGGACAAAAGGTATTAGAAGTGGAAAAGGCCATGCCTGGTATTGTAAAAGATGCACAAAAGATCGTCGAGATCGAAAAAAAACTGCCCGAAATCAATGAAGCCGCACAGTATGTGCTCAAGGTGCAGGAGTACTGGCCACAGATTAATGACGCAGCTTCCGAAGTGCTTGCTATTCAGGGACGGATTCCCGATATTCAAAAAGCCGTTAAACGTATTCGGGAAGTGGATGCAAACTTTGGTCAGGTATCAGGCGTCATCCAAATGGCCCTGGATAAAACCGACAAGGCTCTGTCAATCGTAACGGCCGCAGAGCAAGATCTGGACAACGTATCCCAAATCGCGGGCAACGGGATTGAACTAGCCGAGGGCTTAAATCAGTTTGTGGATTCAAGTGAAGAAGCGTTTCAGGCTATCGGCCCGGCGATCCGGCAAAACCTGCTGCTGGTGCAGCAAATCGCAAACGCTGCGGCAGACGTATTTGGGCAATTGCAAAATTCGGACCTTAGTAAACTGCCGACAGCAGAGGATCTGGACCGCATCGCTGCCCGCCTGGAGATTGCCGTGAAACTCGTTGATAGTATGGCGGAACTACTCAGCAAAATCGACAATTGGCTCCCAAGCCATCCACTGAGCGATAAAATTACACAACTGAACACCATTTCAGATAAATTACAGCTGCAAATCCGCCTGGCGGGAATCATCAGTGATGCAATGCGTCGCAATACAACACCGCCGGCAGACGTCATCGCACAGTTAAATACTCTCTCCAAGGACATTAGCAGCGGTATTGGCAATATCCTGAACACCTACGAGAGCGAAATCTCCCCAGCACTTGCAGCTGGTGCGGATAAGCTGAGATCTATTCTCTCTACTTCAGCAGATACACTCCAGGGAGCAAGGGATCGAATTCCGGATATTGCGGACATTCTTGCATCAGCCAAAGAAGGGATTACGTTTGGGCAGACCGAGTTGACGAAGATCCAGAGCGAGCTGCCGCAAATCCAATCTAAGATCCACGAAATATCAGAGACACTCGCGAACAAAAGTGAAGGCTTTATCCAAGCTTTAAACGCAGTGTCTTCATTAATCCGCAACGATCTGCCCAAGCTGGGGACCAAACTGAACGAAGCGGCTGATTTTGTTCGTAATGATCTGCCTAATGCCGAGAAACAGATAGGCAAAGCATCCAACTTTGTGCAGAACCAGCTGCCGGAGGTCGAAAAAGGAGTCCATCGTGTGGCCGCGCTTGTACGTGATGACCTGCCCGCATTGGAGAGTGCCATCAGTAAGGCTGCGGACAAACTCAGGGAGGTTGAAAGCAATAACCAGTTTGCCGAACTTGCCAAGCTTTTGCGCGGCGACATCGAAGAAGAGAGTGCTTTCCTGGCGAGTCCCGTGCAAATCAAGGAACAGCAGCTTTACCCGATTCCGAATTATGGATCGGCAATGTCACCATTTTATGGCGTGTTATCTTTGTGGGTCGGTTCAACGCTGTTGATCTCCCTGCTTCGCGCCGAAGCTGAGAACCCCGAAGGCAAATTCCGGGGATACGAGTTGTATCTCGGACGTCTTGCTACTTTTCTGACCATTGGATTGCTGCAAGCGGTATGTGTAACCCTGGGGGACATCTTAATCCTCGGAACCTATGTCGCAGATAAACTGTGGTTTGTCCTGTTTGCCATGCTGGTGAGTGCCGTATTTGTCACTATAACGTACACCCTGCTATCCGTTTTTGGGAATATCGGAAAAGGGATCGCGATCATCTTCATGGTGTTCCAGTTCTCCAGCTCCGGTGGTACGTTTCCGATCAGCATGACATCACCTTTTTTCCAGGCATTGAATCCGTTCATGCCCTTCACGTATGCGATCAGTCTGCTGCGTGAGTCGGTCGGCGGCATCTTGTGGGCTACTGCCCTCAAGGATATTTTGTGGTTATGCATGTTCATCGCGCTGAGTCTCATCGTTGCTCTCGCTTTGAAACGTCCACTAAGCCGTCTCACCCAACGTTCAGCCGAGAATGCCAAGAAGACCAAAATTATTGCTTAA